A section of the Hevea brasiliensis isolate MT/VB/25A 57/8 chromosome 17, ASM3005281v1, whole genome shotgun sequence genome encodes:
- the LOC110666694 gene encoding cyclin-dependent protein kinase inhibitor SMR9: MAPSATKTTKAKATRRPRRTHYKKRLVKSKNIQETSMLEDISSSTATTSSFNTCSKIDGLDFEGVDISTSSCSTPKAQRFRIPKIVTCPPAPKKQRVISNCSLQRRPIAFFAPPDLELFFFFALRDISV; encoded by the coding sequence ATGGCTCCATCTGCTACAAAAACAACGAAAGCAAAAGCAACGAGGAGACCAAGAAGAACCCATTACAAGAAGCGGCTGGTCAAGTCCAAGAACATCCAAGAAACATCAATGTTGGAGGATATCTCTTCCTCCACCGCCACTACCTCAAGCTTCAATACTTGTTCCAAGATTGATGGCTTAGATTTCGAGGGTGTTGATATCTCTACAAGTTCATGCTCTACACCAAAAGCTCAGAGATTTCGGATACCAAAGATCGTTACTTGCCCACCTGCGCCGAAGAAGCAAAGAGTGATTTCAAATTGCTCATTGCAAAGGAgaccgatagctttctttgccccTCCAGACTTAGAGCTATTCTTCTTCTTTGCTCTTCGCGATATCTCAGTCTAG
- the LOC110666695 gene encoding uncharacterized protein LOC110666695 isoform X1 — protein sequence MFYRGRYPDGGNGREMGAKRQRLVDQGPSFYGTSPGSSFMYNPPSYGYVAQPPPFPVVRLRGLPFDCTENDVAEFFHGLDIVDVLFVHKGGKFTGEAFCVFGYPLQVDFALQKNRQNMGRRYVEVFRSKRHDYYKAIANEISDAHGGSPHRNAPRAKSYDEGKDLAEHSGVLRLRGLPFSAGKDDIMEFFKDFVLSEDSIHITMNSDGRPTGEAFVEFGSSEDSKAAMAKDRMTLGSRYIELFPSSVEEMEEAVTRGR from the exons ATGTTCTACAGAGG TAGATATCCTGATGGTGGTAATGGTCGTGAAATGGGTGCCAAACGTCAGCGGTTAGTTGATCAGGGTCCTTCATTCTATGGAACTTCCCCTGGTTCGAGTTTTATGTATAATCCACCATCTTATGGATATGTTGCCCAACCTCCTCCCTTCCCTGTTGTCCGACTTCGTGGTCTTCCCTTTGATTGCACAGAAAATGATGTGGCTGAGTTCTTCCATGGTCTGGACATAGTTGATGTTCTTTTCGTCCACAAGGGTGGCAAGTTCACTGGTGAAGCTTTTTGTGTTTTTGGGTATCCTCTTCAAGTTGACTTTGCTCTTCAAAAGAATAGGCAGAACATGGGCAGGCGATATGTTGAGGTTTTCAGGAGTAAGAGGCATGATTATTACAAGGCAATTGCAAATGAAATTTCAGATGCTCATGGTGGTTCACCGCACCGGAATGCTCCTAGGGCGAAATCTTATGATGAGGGAAAGGACTTGGCTGAACATTCAGGGGTGTTACGTTTGAGAGGACTGCCATTTTCTGCTGGCAAGGATGACATAATGGAGTTCTTTAAAGATTTTGTGCTGTCAGAGGATTCAATTCATATTACAATGAACTCAGACGGAAGGCCAACTGGGGAAGCATTTGTGGAATTTGGAAGTTCGGAAGATTCAAAGGCAGCAATGGCCAAGGATAGGATGACCCTTGGGAGTCGTTATATAGAATTGTTTCCTTCATCAGTTGAGGAGATGGAAGAAGCCGTTACAAGAGGGCGATGA
- the LOC110666695 gene encoding uncharacterized protein LOC110666695 isoform X2, translating into MFYRGYPDGGNGREMGAKRQRLVDQGPSFYGTSPGSSFMYNPPSYGYVAQPPPFPVVRLRGLPFDCTENDVAEFFHGLDIVDVLFVHKGGKFTGEAFCVFGYPLQVDFALQKNRQNMGRRYVEVFRSKRHDYYKAIANEISDAHGGSPHRNAPRAKSYDEGKDLAEHSGVLRLRGLPFSAGKDDIMEFFKDFVLSEDSIHITMNSDGRPTGEAFVEFGSSEDSKAAMAKDRMTLGSRYIELFPSSVEEMEEAVTRGR; encoded by the exons ATGTTCTACAGAGG ATATCCTGATGGTGGTAATGGTCGTGAAATGGGTGCCAAACGTCAGCGGTTAGTTGATCAGGGTCCTTCATTCTATGGAACTTCCCCTGGTTCGAGTTTTATGTATAATCCACCATCTTATGGATATGTTGCCCAACCTCCTCCCTTCCCTGTTGTCCGACTTCGTGGTCTTCCCTTTGATTGCACAGAAAATGATGTGGCTGAGTTCTTCCATGGTCTGGACATAGTTGATGTTCTTTTCGTCCACAAGGGTGGCAAGTTCACTGGTGAAGCTTTTTGTGTTTTTGGGTATCCTCTTCAAGTTGACTTTGCTCTTCAAAAGAATAGGCAGAACATGGGCAGGCGATATGTTGAGGTTTTCAGGAGTAAGAGGCATGATTATTACAAGGCAATTGCAAATGAAATTTCAGATGCTCATGGTGGTTCACCGCACCGGAATGCTCCTAGGGCGAAATCTTATGATGAGGGAAAGGACTTGGCTGAACATTCAGGGGTGTTACGTTTGAGAGGACTGCCATTTTCTGCTGGCAAGGATGACATAATGGAGTTCTTTAAAGATTTTGTGCTGTCAGAGGATTCAATTCATATTACAATGAACTCAGACGGAAGGCCAACTGGGGAAGCATTTGTGGAATTTGGAAGTTCGGAAGATTCAAAGGCAGCAATGGCCAAGGATAGGATGACCCTTGGGAGTCGTTATATAGAATTGTTTCCTTCATCAGTTGAGGAGATGGAAGAAGCCGTTACAAGAGGGCGATGA
- the LOC110666695 gene encoding uncharacterized protein LOC110666695 isoform X3, which translates to MELPLVRVLCIIHHLMDMLPNLLPSLLSDFVGGKFTGEAFCVFGYPLQVDFALQKNRQNMGRRYVEVFRSKRHDYYKAIANEISDAHGGSPHRNAPRAKSYDEGKDLAEHSGVLRLRGLPFSAGKDDIMEFFKDFVLSEDSIHITMNSDGRPTGEAFVEFGSSEDSKAAMAKDRMTLGSRYIELFPSSVEEMEEAVTRGR; encoded by the exons ATGGAACTTCCCCTGGTTCGAGTTTTATGTATAATCCACCATCTTATGGATATGTTGCCCAACCTCCTCCCTTCCCTGTTGTCCGACTTCGTG GGTGGCAAGTTCACTGGTGAAGCTTTTTGTGTTTTTGGGTATCCTCTTCAAGTTGACTTTGCTCTTCAAAAGAATAGGCAGAACATGGGCAGGCGATATGTTGAGGTTTTCAGGAGTAAGAGGCATGATTATTACAAGGCAATTGCAAATGAAATTTCAGATGCTCATGGTGGTTCACCGCACCGGAATGCTCCTAGGGCGAAATCTTATGATGAGGGAAAGGACTTGGCTGAACATTCAGGGGTGTTACGTTTGAGAGGACTGCCATTTTCTGCTGGCAAGGATGACATAATGGAGTTCTTTAAAGATTTTGTGCTGTCAGAGGATTCAATTCATATTACAATGAACTCAGACGGAAGGCCAACTGGGGAAGCATTTGTGGAATTTGGAAGTTCGGAAGATTCAAAGGCAGCAATGGCCAAGGATAGGATGACCCTTGGGAGTCGTTATATAGAATTGTTTCCTTCATCAGTTGAGGAGATGGAAGAAGCCGTTACAAGAGGGCGATGA
- the LOC110666696 gene encoding chaperonin-like RbcX protein 2, chloroplastic, which yields MVGALSMVGSSMVDSHTSPCLCLDALPMSNMNLKNSGELVWQRNSVKRKKLWRPGSLELGSSFVESWHDWRLSSKAISGIVSDKSSRKQRKDRRLVVVYELGGQYEDSFEDVKTQILNYFTYKATRTVLNQLYEMNPTQYRWFYDFVATNKPGEGKRFIRTLVKEKQDLAERVMVTRLHLYGKWVKKCNHAEIYQEISDENLELMRERLKETVIWPSDDSNTEKIG from the exons ATGGTGGGAGCTTTATCCATGGTAGGCTCATCTATGGTGGACTCACACACTAGTCCTTGTTTGTGTTTGGATGCACTGCCTATGAGTAATATGAATCTCAAAAATAGTGGAGAGTTGGTTTGGCAAAGGAATTCAGTGAAGAGAAAGAAACTGTGGAGGCCAGGGTCATTGGAGCTGGGGAGTTCTTTTGTGGAATCATGGCATGATTGGAGGCTCTCATCGAAAGCGATTTCAGGTATTGTTAGTGATAAGAGTTCAAGGAAGCAGAGAAAGGATCGGAGACTTGTGGTTGTCTACGAATTGGGAGGGCAATATGAAGATAGTTTTGAGGATGTGAAAACG CAAATACTCAACTATTTCACATACAAGGCAACAAGAACTGTTCTTAACCAGCTCTATGAGATGAATCCAACGCAATATAGATGGTTTTATGA tttTGTTGCAACAAATAAGCCTGGAGAAGGCAAGCGTTTCATCCGCACCCTtgtgaag GAGAAGCAGGACCTTGCTGAAAGAGTGATGGTAACGAGGCTCCACTTGTATGGAAAATGGGTTAAG AAATGTAATCATGCTGAAATATATCAAGAGATCTCTGATGAGAACTTGGAGTTAATGCGTGAAAGGCTCAAAGAGACTGTGATATGGCCATCAGATGACTCAAACACGGAGAAGATAGGTTGA
- the LOC110666697 gene encoding uncharacterized protein LOC110666697 isoform X1 gives MDLLNRLASLDPDIKLKALREVKNQIIGNRTKKLAFLKLGAIPAVASLLAAAIAEADSQLKNGEVTIADKNSNYYNNNTFIQSAAVLGSFACGFDDGVRAVLDAGALPYLIQLLSNPDEKVVDAGARSLRMIYQSKLTPKYEILQDKKMEFLLSLLNSESENVTGLGASIITHSCETSLEQKSLSDAGVLKKLLGLLEGSFSQRDASLESLAALFRNNPEVVSKFVGQESGSALSSIIGLTKDRYPRTRLLACMCLIVIRNSSPFYLQDVGIKTKLLYLSLELLDDPGEVGDEAPFVFSSLIMEKEDLQKLAFEANALEKFSNHLQNSRLHPKRLQGILLALADICSKLESCRYRFLSLEVWNMVTNALTHDSAGVRTAACICIRSVTRSIKNLCAGYFMNEVLVIPLVQLLNDSLVSVQVAALGAISNILVDFTTGKSTFVQCGALKQLIQLSKSMESTVRLNALWALKNMVFLADDRCKEGIFMELTASLLASLICDHNPFVQEQALALVRNLIDGCISSVEYVFTENGIILDAVRKQLESTSKAEIGIQGMYVLGNVASGNEFHKEAVMQQLLPQVDNENQSFIIKFLQSNDSRLRTAAVWAIVNLTFPSSPGAFRRLIKLRSLGIVPEIRNMVNDPCLDVKVQRVASVFPVRAVWKGYPQNLIA, from the exons ATGGACCTTCTCAACCGTCTTGCCTCTCTCGATCCTGATATTAAGCTCAAGGCACTCAGAGAAGTCAAGAACCAGATCATCGGTAATCGCACCAAGAAGCTAGCCTTCCTCAAGCTAGGCGCTATTCCCGCCGTCGCTTCCCTCCTCGCCGCTGCCATTGCCGAAGCCGACTCTCAATTGAAGAACGGTGAGGTCACCATCGCCGATAAAAATAGTAACTATTACAATAATAACACTTTTATCCAGTCAGCGGCGGTTCTCGGGAGCTTTGCTTGCGGTTTTGATGACGGTGTCCGAGCTGTTCTAGATGCCGGTGCTCTCCCTTACCTTATTCAACTCCTTTCCAATCCCGATGAGAAG GTGGTGGATGCTGGTGCTCGTTCCCTTAGAATGATCTATCAATCGAAACTAACACCAAAATATGAAATCCTTCAAGATAAAAAGATGGAATTCCTTCTTTCATTATTGAATAGTGAAAGTGAAAATGTAACTGGTCTTGGTGCAAGTATCATCACACATTCTTGTGAGACAAGTCTGGAGCAAAAATCATTAAGTGATGCTGGGGTTCTAAAGAAGCTTCTTGGCCTCCTTGAAGGTTCTTTTAGTCAGAGAGATGCTAGCTTGGAGTCTCTGGCTGCATTGTTCAGGAACAATCCAGAAGTCGTCTCAAAGTTTGTGGGACAGGAAAGTGGTAGCGCTTTGAGTTCGATAATTGGATTGACAAAGGATAGGTATCCCCGGACAAGATTACTTGCCTGCATGTGCCTGATTGTCATAAGGAATTCTTCTCCTTTCTATCTGCAAGATGTAGGAATCAAAACCAAATTGTTATATCTCTCACTTGAGCTTCTTGATGATCCTGGTGAAGTTGGGGATGAAGCTCCCTTTGTTTTTTCCAGTTTGATTATGGAAAAGGAGGATCTACAGAAATTAGCTTTTGAGGCAAATGCCCTTGAGAAATTTTCAAATCACTTACAAAACAGTCGATTACATCCTAAGCGGCTCCAAGGTATATTGCTGGCATTGGCTGATATATGCTCAAAGTTGGAGAGCTGCAGATATAGATTCCTGTCACTGGAG GTTTGGAACATGGTGACCAATGCCCTAACTCATGATAGTGCTGGTGTACGCACTGCAGCTTGTATTTGCATAAGAAGTGTCACACGGTCAATCAAG AACTTATGTGCAGGATATTTTATGAATGAAGTGCTTGTTATTCCTTTGGTCCAGCTTCTAAATGACTCTTTGGTGTCTGTACAG GTTGCAGCTCTTGGTGCTATTAGCAACATACTAGTTGATTTTACGACAGGAAAATCCACTTTTGTGCAATGTGGAGCTTTAAAACAGCTCATTCAGTTATCAAAATCAATGGAGTCAACTGTCAGGTTAAATGCATTATGGGCTTTGAAAAACATGGTGTTTCTGGCGGATGATAGATGTAAAGAAGGAATTTTTATGGAGCTTACTGCTTCTTTGTTAGCAAGCCTTATCTGTG ACCACAATCCTTTTGTTCAAGAGCAAGCTCTGGCCCTTGTTCGGAATCTTATTGATGGGTGTATAAGCTCGGTTGAGTATGTCTTCACTGAGAATGGTATTATATTAGATGCTGTTAGAAAGCAATTAGAGAGCACTTCAAAAGCTGAAATTGGCATACAG GGAATGTATGTGCTTGGCAATGTGGCCAGTGGAAATGAGTTTCATAAGGAAGCAGTTATGCAACAACTTCTTCCACAAGTGGACAATGAAAATCAATCTTTTATAATCAAGTTCCTACAGAGTAATGACAGCCGACTGCGTACAGCTGCTGTCTGGGCCATTGTAAACCTCACATTTCCATCAAGTCCTGGTGCATTTCGTCGGCTTATTAAACTACGGAGTCTGGGCATAGTACCTGAAATAAGGAATATGGTCAATGATCCCTGCTTGGATGTGAAG GTACAACGCGTTGCTTCAGTTTTTCCTGTTAGGGCAGTTTGGAAAGGTTACCCTCAAAATCTCATTGCATGA
- the LOC110666697 gene encoding uncharacterized protein LOC110666697 isoform X3, translating into MDLLNRLASLDPDIKLKALREVKNQIIGNRTKKLAFLKLGAIPAVASLLAAAIAEADSQLKNGEVTIADKNSNYYNNNTFIQSAAVLGSFACGFDDGVRAVLDAGALPYLIQLLSNPDEKVVDAGARSLRMIYQSKLTPKYEILQDKKMEFLLSLLNSESENVTGLGASIITHSCETSLEQKSLSDAGVLKKLLGLLEGSFSQRDASLESLAALFRNNPEVVSKFVGQESGSALSSIIGLTKDRYPRTRLLACMCLIVIRNSSPFYLQDVGIKTKLLYLSLELLDDPGEVGDEAPFVFSSLIMEKEDLQKLAFEANALEKFSNHLQNSRLHPKRLQGILLALADICSKLESCRYRFLSLEVWNMVTNALTHDSAGVRTAACICIRSVTRSIKNLCAGYFMNEVLVIPLVQLLNDSLVSVQGMYVLGNVASGNEFHKEAVMQQLLPQVDNENQSFIIKFLQSNDSRLRTAAVWAIVNLTFPSSPGAFRRLIKLRSLGIVPEIRNMVNDPCLDVKVQRVASVFPVRAVWKGYPQNLIA; encoded by the exons ATGGACCTTCTCAACCGTCTTGCCTCTCTCGATCCTGATATTAAGCTCAAGGCACTCAGAGAAGTCAAGAACCAGATCATCGGTAATCGCACCAAGAAGCTAGCCTTCCTCAAGCTAGGCGCTATTCCCGCCGTCGCTTCCCTCCTCGCCGCTGCCATTGCCGAAGCCGACTCTCAATTGAAGAACGGTGAGGTCACCATCGCCGATAAAAATAGTAACTATTACAATAATAACACTTTTATCCAGTCAGCGGCGGTTCTCGGGAGCTTTGCTTGCGGTTTTGATGACGGTGTCCGAGCTGTTCTAGATGCCGGTGCTCTCCCTTACCTTATTCAACTCCTTTCCAATCCCGATGAGAAG GTGGTGGATGCTGGTGCTCGTTCCCTTAGAATGATCTATCAATCGAAACTAACACCAAAATATGAAATCCTTCAAGATAAAAAGATGGAATTCCTTCTTTCATTATTGAATAGTGAAAGTGAAAATGTAACTGGTCTTGGTGCAAGTATCATCACACATTCTTGTGAGACAAGTCTGGAGCAAAAATCATTAAGTGATGCTGGGGTTCTAAAGAAGCTTCTTGGCCTCCTTGAAGGTTCTTTTAGTCAGAGAGATGCTAGCTTGGAGTCTCTGGCTGCATTGTTCAGGAACAATCCAGAAGTCGTCTCAAAGTTTGTGGGACAGGAAAGTGGTAGCGCTTTGAGTTCGATAATTGGATTGACAAAGGATAGGTATCCCCGGACAAGATTACTTGCCTGCATGTGCCTGATTGTCATAAGGAATTCTTCTCCTTTCTATCTGCAAGATGTAGGAATCAAAACCAAATTGTTATATCTCTCACTTGAGCTTCTTGATGATCCTGGTGAAGTTGGGGATGAAGCTCCCTTTGTTTTTTCCAGTTTGATTATGGAAAAGGAGGATCTACAGAAATTAGCTTTTGAGGCAAATGCCCTTGAGAAATTTTCAAATCACTTACAAAACAGTCGATTACATCCTAAGCGGCTCCAAGGTATATTGCTGGCATTGGCTGATATATGCTCAAAGTTGGAGAGCTGCAGATATAGATTCCTGTCACTGGAG GTTTGGAACATGGTGACCAATGCCCTAACTCATGATAGTGCTGGTGTACGCACTGCAGCTTGTATTTGCATAAGAAGTGTCACACGGTCAATCAAG AACTTATGTGCAGGATATTTTATGAATGAAGTGCTTGTTATTCCTTTGGTCCAGCTTCTAAATGACTCTTTGGTGTCTGTACAG GGAATGTATGTGCTTGGCAATGTGGCCAGTGGAAATGAGTTTCATAAGGAAGCAGTTATGCAACAACTTCTTCCACAAGTGGACAATGAAAATCAATCTTTTATAATCAAGTTCCTACAGAGTAATGACAGCCGACTGCGTACAGCTGCTGTCTGGGCCATTGTAAACCTCACATTTCCATCAAGTCCTGGTGCATTTCGTCGGCTTATTAAACTACGGAGTCTGGGCATAGTACCTGAAATAAGGAATATGGTCAATGATCCCTGCTTGGATGTGAAG GTACAACGCGTTGCTTCAGTTTTTCCTGTTAGGGCAGTTTGGAAAGGTTACCCTCAAAATCTCATTGCATGA
- the LOC110666697 gene encoding uncharacterized protein LOC110666697 isoform X2, with the protein MDLLNRLASLDPDIKLKALREVKNQIIGNRTKKLAFLKLGAIPAVASLLAAAIAEADSQLKNGEVTIADKNSNYYNNNTFIQSAAVLGSFACGFDDGVRAVLDAGALPYLIQLLSNPDEKVVDAGARSLRMIYQSKLTPKYEILQDKKMEFLLSLLNSESENVTGLGASIITHSCETSLEQKSLSDAGVLKKLLGLLEGSFSQRDASLESLAALFRNNPEVVSKFVGQESGSALSSIIGLTKDRYPRTRLLACMCLIVIRNSSPFYLQDVGIKTKLLYLSLELLDDPGEVGDEAPFVFSSLIMEKEDLQKLAFEANALEKFSNHLQNSRLHPKRLQGILLALADICSKLESCRYRFLSLEVWNMVTNALTHDSAGVRTAACICIRSVTRSIKNLCAGYFMNEVLVIPLVQLLNDSLVSVQVAALGAISNILVDFTTGKSTFVQCGALKQLIQLSKSMESTVRLNALWALKNMVFLADDRCKEGIFMELTASLLASLICDHNPFVQEQALALVRNLIDGCISSVEYVFTENGIILDAVRKQLESTSKAEIGIQGMYVLGNVASGNEFHKEAVMQQLLPQVDNENQSFIIKFLQSNDSRLRTAAVWAIVNLTFPSSPGAFRRLIKLRSLGIVPEIRNMVNDPCLDVKLRVRTVLGQAVIFGDGLT; encoded by the exons ATGGACCTTCTCAACCGTCTTGCCTCTCTCGATCCTGATATTAAGCTCAAGGCACTCAGAGAAGTCAAGAACCAGATCATCGGTAATCGCACCAAGAAGCTAGCCTTCCTCAAGCTAGGCGCTATTCCCGCCGTCGCTTCCCTCCTCGCCGCTGCCATTGCCGAAGCCGACTCTCAATTGAAGAACGGTGAGGTCACCATCGCCGATAAAAATAGTAACTATTACAATAATAACACTTTTATCCAGTCAGCGGCGGTTCTCGGGAGCTTTGCTTGCGGTTTTGATGACGGTGTCCGAGCTGTTCTAGATGCCGGTGCTCTCCCTTACCTTATTCAACTCCTTTCCAATCCCGATGAGAAG GTGGTGGATGCTGGTGCTCGTTCCCTTAGAATGATCTATCAATCGAAACTAACACCAAAATATGAAATCCTTCAAGATAAAAAGATGGAATTCCTTCTTTCATTATTGAATAGTGAAAGTGAAAATGTAACTGGTCTTGGTGCAAGTATCATCACACATTCTTGTGAGACAAGTCTGGAGCAAAAATCATTAAGTGATGCTGGGGTTCTAAAGAAGCTTCTTGGCCTCCTTGAAGGTTCTTTTAGTCAGAGAGATGCTAGCTTGGAGTCTCTGGCTGCATTGTTCAGGAACAATCCAGAAGTCGTCTCAAAGTTTGTGGGACAGGAAAGTGGTAGCGCTTTGAGTTCGATAATTGGATTGACAAAGGATAGGTATCCCCGGACAAGATTACTTGCCTGCATGTGCCTGATTGTCATAAGGAATTCTTCTCCTTTCTATCTGCAAGATGTAGGAATCAAAACCAAATTGTTATATCTCTCACTTGAGCTTCTTGATGATCCTGGTGAAGTTGGGGATGAAGCTCCCTTTGTTTTTTCCAGTTTGATTATGGAAAAGGAGGATCTACAGAAATTAGCTTTTGAGGCAAATGCCCTTGAGAAATTTTCAAATCACTTACAAAACAGTCGATTACATCCTAAGCGGCTCCAAGGTATATTGCTGGCATTGGCTGATATATGCTCAAAGTTGGAGAGCTGCAGATATAGATTCCTGTCACTGGAG GTTTGGAACATGGTGACCAATGCCCTAACTCATGATAGTGCTGGTGTACGCACTGCAGCTTGTATTTGCATAAGAAGTGTCACACGGTCAATCAAG AACTTATGTGCAGGATATTTTATGAATGAAGTGCTTGTTATTCCTTTGGTCCAGCTTCTAAATGACTCTTTGGTGTCTGTACAG GTTGCAGCTCTTGGTGCTATTAGCAACATACTAGTTGATTTTACGACAGGAAAATCCACTTTTGTGCAATGTGGAGCTTTAAAACAGCTCATTCAGTTATCAAAATCAATGGAGTCAACTGTCAGGTTAAATGCATTATGGGCTTTGAAAAACATGGTGTTTCTGGCGGATGATAGATGTAAAGAAGGAATTTTTATGGAGCTTACTGCTTCTTTGTTAGCAAGCCTTATCTGTG ACCACAATCCTTTTGTTCAAGAGCAAGCTCTGGCCCTTGTTCGGAATCTTATTGATGGGTGTATAAGCTCGGTTGAGTATGTCTTCACTGAGAATGGTATTATATTAGATGCTGTTAGAAAGCAATTAGAGAGCACTTCAAAAGCTGAAATTGGCATACAG GGAATGTATGTGCTTGGCAATGTGGCCAGTGGAAATGAGTTTCATAAGGAAGCAGTTATGCAACAACTTCTTCCACAAGTGGACAATGAAAATCAATCTTTTATAATCAAGTTCCTACAGAGTAATGACAGCCGACTGCGTACAGCTGCTGTCTGGGCCATTGTAAACCTCACATTTCCATCAAGTCCTGGTGCATTTCGTCGGCTTATTAAACTACGGAGTCTGGGCATAGTACCTGAAATAAGGAATATGGTCAATGATCCCTGCTTGGATGTGAAG CTTCGTGTTAGAACAGTGCTTGGTCAGGCTGTGATTTTTGGTGATGGCCTTACATGA